caCACGTAAGTAAATCAAAGTTCCTATTTCAAGTAAATGGAATGCTAGGGTTTGATCacgtcccctccaaaactcatgtttaaACTTAATTCTCATAGTGGGTGTGTTAAGAGCTAGAACTTCTGGGTAAGTGAAGGCCACACCTTCATGAATGGACTAGTGCCTTATAATACAGCTGGAGCGAACTAGCAGAGGCCCCTCCCACCTGAGGGAAAAGGAATCAATGCTCACGTTGGATACCATATAGTAACTAGGAACCACTTTTGAAGCACAAAccaggccctcatcagatgccAAACCTGCCAGCCCCTTGCcttcagaaaaatgagaaataaattcctattgtttacCCAAGTCTGTGGCAATTTGTCACAGCAGGATAAATGGCCTATGACAAATGCCATCACActactgttttctgagccccatttCATGAATGCCCAAAGCAATTTTAAACTGGTATGTAATTCAGAGAATAGGGTGCTCTAAACAATCCACTCTTAATTAGTAGGCTTCAAAGGCGAACTCTAGATCCTTAAACTAGCTATTCAAATTATGATACAATTATGGGAACCAACTTTCCTCAAGCTTACCTGAAATGCAATAGATAACCTTCCCACTTATTTTGTTGCACAATAAGCCAcctcaggccaggtgtggtggctcacgcctgcaatcctagcactctgcgaggccaaggtgggtggatcatttgagctcaggagtttgagaccagcctgagcaagagggagacctcgtctctactaaaaacaattagctggacaactaaaaatacaaaagattaaaacaaaaagccATCTCATACCTTTCAACAAGGTACACCCTAAATTTGCATAATAAAGACATTACACAATGAATAAATTAGTACacaattaaaatttgctttaaatatttctttggggAAGGGGCCACCACACTTCTACACaatgaagagaaacatttttagagtCCAGCGGCTTTTATTAGGTTTGTCTCCTATaccatgaattcatagggaatagATTCTGGCAGCTCAaggtcctttctttgcttctcacaGGTGTGCTATACCTATTACGCCATGAATTCACAGGGAACAGGTCCCAACACCGCAGGCTCCTTTCTGTCGCTTCTCACAAAGTGTGAAGCACCTATTATGCCATGAATTCATAAGGAATAGGTTCCAGCAGCTCGGGTTCCTTTCCATTGGTTCTCACAAAGTGTGCttctctgggtggagcaggctattaaagaaaaaagggaataaaCTAATTATGTAAAGTAttaaaattcaactttaaaagtGTTCTCAGATCAATGAAATTACACTCAATTCTTAAACTTCATACAAGGGAAATGTCAGGGACCAGCAGTTTCAAGGCTTGGGtgtagtggctcaagcctgtaatcctagcactctgggaggccaaggcaagaggactgctgGAGCTCTcaagttcgagactagcctgagcaagagtgagatctctgTTTCtactagaaagaaaaggaaggaaaaaaaaaaaaaacccagcaggcATTGagcctataggcccagctaccagggaggctgaggcaggatgttgtggagcctgggagacagaggttGCAGTGACAATGGCACCACTGCAATCTACCCAGGGCagggagtgagactgtctcaagaaaaacaaaccaagcaACTGAGCACCCCTCCTCACAACCCCCAACCCCCTAccccttcttaaaaaaaaaaaaaaagttaaattaagaaattatcagGTCAAGTTCTCACCTGTCGCTTCAGTTGAACCCAGgtacctttctctttggcttccttctttttctgatcattttccttcacacgCTTCAGGAAGCTATCTCGGCTCTTAGAGTGCTTAATGTGCTCGATACGTACATTAATCCTCTTGGCAAGAATCTTGCCCCTGGAGAGAGCAGAAATTCTTTTAAGTGCTTcatcaaaaatataacaaaaatgcaaaagacTGTTTTGGCAGTATCGCTCACTAAATAAATCATGAGCCTTTTCCCCAGATACGATAATCAACAAGGTGGCGGCCTGAGTACTTAATTTACGATCAATTATTAATCTTACTGGAAGAGGCCTTGAGAACATTCCTACTTTTAAGCTCTGTTCTGATGAGGTGATATTCCcccccttttttgagacagagtctcgctttgttgcccagattagagtgagtgctgtggcgtcagcctagctcacagcaacctcaaactcctgagctcaagcaatcctactgcctcagcctcccgagtaccttgGACcataggcatacgccaccatgcccagctaattttttctctatatattagttggccaagacggggtctcgctcttgttcaggctagttttgaactcctgacctcaagcaatccgcccgcctcggtttcccagtgctaggattacaggcgtgagccaccacacccggccagagGGAATACCCTTTGAAACAACAGTAATTTAACCAAAACCAGATcactaataaaatttaaagattacattttttttttacatgaaaactGCTTAATATCATACTGTCTAAGGCTTTGCAGTTAAGtctatttccatttgtttcctttgACAGGATACAAGACAAACACCAGTTTGCCTGAGTTTTAAAAGgatatttcctttgccccactTGAATGACCAATAAAGACATAAGTCCGATTGGCAAAGTGAAAAGGGGGTACAAGGGAATACCAACTAGCCACGAGAACTACATTACTTActtaacttgtttatttacaaCAATTCCAACAGCATGCTGTGTAACGTTGTAGactcttccagttttgccatGGTAACATTTGTGGGGCATGCCTTTTTGAACAGTACCCATTCCCTGTTAAGGAGACAAATGTTATATTAGCATTTCCCCTTcattttaaactcttttattAAACTAAGACAGtctaagatttcttttaaatggcAACTCAAAGAGCTTTCAGAGCCGGTGAAATGTGTTTTTCACTTTGCTTCGAGCAATCAAAAAGATAATCATCATTAAGCTCTTGAGTGCCAGGATACACTGAACTTCTATACTAGATTAAATCCAACTTCTCTAAATTCTGTAGTGTTATTTTCCCAATGTTATAATTTACCTTGATGTCTACAATATCACCTTTCTTGTAGATTCGCATGTATGTGGCCAAAGGAACAACtcctgcaaaataaaaaaatttggttTAGTCAGTATCAACATCCAGAGCAAAAGAAATGCAATGAGCTTTCAACACATGCAACGCTCTTGACAATTACgtacattttaaaatcttgttaaTGGACAATTTCTCCTGAAAGCAAAATCAGTCTACTGAATCACACATCTCTATTCAAAGTTTAATCCTGCACTGATATTTAGTTACAAAAACTACTATATTAAATTTCTGCTTgatgtattaataaaacacaaatgtgtGCCATGCTTGCTCTCAAGTAGGTAGACCTACTTaccatgttttctaaaaggcctagagaacatgtatcgggtgcctctcctctttccctttgtgttcgTCATTTTGGCGAATTACTGAAACCAGAAAGTGTGACAGTCAAATACAATTGAAAATTGCCATTTGCTCCTTTAAACAGAAAgccaataattttaaatgtttgcatttcagTAGCAATGTGAGAATCAGGGAACAATCTAAAAAGCTGAATCaccaattatttcttttaaaaggcaaaaagcaCATCATTTTAGCAAATAAGCTTATGGCCAAAACTGCCAACGTTCTTTTGGATGTAAGAATCCAAACCAGTATACTTTTCCTATTAGGACATAAAAAACACAACAGGACTTCTATCACACTGTATCTATAAAACAGTCTAATATGCCAAGGGCACTGGGATTACCAACTAGATGAAAATTTATTGGAGAACAGAGTAAAACTCAGTCTTACATTTTTATGTGGTATATAAAATACCTTTTCTTATCAGCCAAATATTCTGAtaatgggccaggcacagtggctcgttatctgtaatcctaacactctgggaggccaaggtgggcagatcactcaagctcaggagttcaaaaccagcctgagcaagagagagaccctgtctctaccaaaaaatagaaagaaattaattggtcaactaaaaatatatagaaaaaaattagtcgggcatggtggcacatgcctgtagtcccggctactcgggaggctgaggcaggaggatcgcttgaacccaggagtttgaggttgctgtgaactaggctgaccacacggcactctagcccgggcaacaggctctttgagactctgtctcaaaaaaaaggtgaaaaataatttttaaaaataggaaaaagtttcTGATAGTGAAACTTTAACTGTCTATTTAACTGTCAAAAATCTCAACTTGTTTCATACATATTTACTAGGAGATGTATATAGGATAGAAGGAGGGAAACCCAGACTTTATAATCATCGACCTAAATGACATACTTGCTGGGAGACCCTCGTTTAAGCTCtcatcttcatctgtaaaatggagtcaTTAATGCC
This window of the Microcebus murinus isolate Inina chromosome 13, M.murinus_Inina_mat1.0, whole genome shotgun sequence genome carries:
- the RPL21 gene encoding large ribosomal subunit protein eL21, producing the protein MTNTKGKRRGTRYMFSRPFRKHGVVPLATYMRIYKKGDIVDIKGMGTVQKGMPHKCYHGKTGRVYNVTQHAVGIVVNKQVKGKILAKRINVRIEHIKHSKSRDSFLKRVKENDQKKKEAKEKGTWVQLKRQPAPPREAHFVRTNGKEPELLEPIPYEFMA